In the genome of Halapricum salinum, one region contains:
- a CDS encoding RsmB/NOP family class I SAM-dependent RNA methyltransferase, whose translation MDDVLARYEPIVDDFEAFRAACERPLPSAIRVNTIKTTVERARRGLEEADLAAEPVEWHPGLFRLPEDQPGANWPYTHGWIHGQEEVSAVPAAVLEPQPGERVWDACAAPGSKTTQLAALMDDSGLVVATDNNLGRLSALRSNTERLGATCVAVTNEDARNHSLKPFGGMEYDRALVDVPCSCEGTIRKNPDTLEEWTLDHVEGISGVQKGILTRAIKATREGGTVVYSTCTFAPEENEAVLDHVLDSGECRLVEFDLSLESRPGVTEWQGREFDPAVAQAKRIYPHHNDTGGFFVAKLEVTA comes from the coding sequence ATGGACGACGTTCTCGCACGGTACGAACCCATCGTCGACGATTTCGAGGCCTTTCGGGCGGCCTGCGAGCGACCGCTGCCGTCGGCGATCCGGGTCAACACGATCAAGACCACCGTCGAACGGGCCCGCCGCGGGTTGGAGGAGGCCGACCTCGCGGCCGAGCCGGTCGAGTGGCACCCCGGACTCTTTCGGCTCCCCGAGGACCAGCCCGGCGCGAACTGGCCGTACACCCACGGCTGGATCCACGGCCAGGAGGAAGTCTCTGCCGTGCCCGCGGCGGTGCTCGAACCACAGCCGGGCGAGCGCGTCTGGGACGCCTGTGCCGCGCCCGGGAGCAAGACCACCCAGCTCGCAGCACTGATGGACGACTCCGGGCTCGTGGTCGCAACCGACAACAACCTCGGGCGACTCTCGGCGCTGCGCTCGAACACCGAGCGCCTCGGCGCGACGTGCGTCGCCGTCACCAACGAGGACGCGCGCAATCACTCGCTGAAACCCTTCGGCGGGATGGAGTACGACCGCGCGCTCGTCGACGTGCCCTGCTCGTGTGAGGGGACGATCCGCAAGAACCCCGACACGCTCGAGGAGTGGACGCTCGATCACGTCGAGGGAATCTCCGGCGTGCAGAAGGGGATCCTCACCCGGGCGATCAAGGCCACCCGCGAGGGCGGCACGGTCGTCTACTCGACGTGTACGTTCGCGCCCGAGGAGAACGAGGCCGTGCTGGATCACGTCCTCGACTCCGGGGAGTGTCGACTGGTCGAGTTCGACCTCTCCCTGGAGTCGCGGCCCGGCGTCACCGAGTGGCAGGGTCGGGAGTTCGATCCCGCGGTCGCACAGGCAAAGCGGATCTATCCACACCACAACGACACTGGCGGGTTCTTCGTCGCGAAACTGGAGGTGACGGCATGA
- a CDS encoding DUF7122 family protein codes for MSDDDDTRADNVSTRFDRLPEREADREVAGRPSREAVLDFWDDRFGVDPAVFEGYTFWERGNGKIWAFAGELETPVDIEALGMSFMRTRQEHWKPTTEAVQRFGNHASRNVIDLSRSEAEALLAGHSQEIEWGGDWGYLIASHEIAGASEPIGVGLYVHGELRSQIPKGRRREFGD; via the coding sequence ATGAGCGACGACGACGACACTAGGGCGGACAACGTCAGCACGCGCTTCGACCGCCTTCCAGAGCGCGAGGCCGACCGCGAGGTCGCGGGGCGACCGTCCCGCGAGGCCGTCCTCGACTTCTGGGACGATCGCTTCGGGGTCGATCCCGCAGTCTTCGAGGGCTACACCTTCTGGGAGCGAGGCAACGGCAAGATCTGGGCCTTTGCGGGTGAGCTGGAGACACCGGTCGACATCGAAGCCCTGGGGATGTCGTTCATGCGGACGCGCCAGGAACACTGGAAGCCGACGACCGAGGCCGTCCAGCGCTTCGGCAACCACGCGAGTCGAAACGTGATCGACCTCTCCCGGAGCGAGGCGGAGGCGTTGCTCGCAGGCCACAGCCAGGAGATAGAGTGGGGCGGCGATTGGGGCTATCTGATCGCCAGCCACGAAATCGCGGGCGCGTCCGAACCGATCGGCGTCGGGCTGTACGTCCACGGCGAACTCCGCTCACAGATTCCCAAGGGACGCCGACGGGAGTTCGGCGACTAG
- the mvaD gene encoding phosphomevalonate decarboxylase MvaD: protein MHATAKAHPIQGLVKYHGMRDPEFRNPYHDSISVCTASSHTKTTVEFDESLDGDTYVVDGEVVDGRGAERIEKVVDHVRERAGIDAPIRVESENSFPTNIGFGSSASGFAALATAATDAAGLDLTHPEISAIARRGSASAARAVTGGFSHLFSGYNDRDCRSERIETDLEDDLHIVAGMVPSYKETEAAHAEAEDSHMFDARMAHIHEQIDQMTDALREADFGRAFELAEHDSLSLAATTMTGPAGWVYWQPRTIEIFNTVRELREEGVDAYFSVDTGASVYVNTTEADVDRVIEAVSDCGVDTRHWTVGGPAQVLDEDEALF from the coding sequence ATGCACGCGACAGCGAAGGCCCATCCGATCCAGGGACTCGTCAAGTACCACGGGATGCGCGATCCGGAGTTCCGCAACCCCTACCACGACAGCATCAGCGTCTGCACGGCGTCGAGTCACACCAAGACGACGGTCGAATTCGACGAGAGTCTCGACGGCGACACCTACGTGGTCGACGGCGAGGTCGTCGACGGTCGCGGTGCCGAGCGCATCGAGAAGGTCGTCGATCACGTCCGCGAGCGCGCCGGCATCGACGCGCCGATCCGCGTCGAGAGCGAGAACTCCTTCCCGACGAACATCGGCTTTGGCTCCTCGGCCTCCGGGTTCGCCGCGCTGGCGACCGCCGCCACCGACGCCGCCGGCCTGGATCTCACCCACCCCGAGATCTCGGCGATCGCCCGGCGCGGGTCTGCCTCGGCCGCCCGTGCCGTCACTGGCGGCTTCTCACACCTCTTTTCCGGATACAACGACCGGGACTGTCGCTCCGAGCGGATCGAGACCGATCTCGAAGACGACCTGCACATCGTCGCCGGGATGGTCCCGTCCTACAAGGAGACCGAAGCCGCTCACGCCGAAGCCGAAGACAGCCACATGTTCGACGCGCGGATGGCCCATATCCACGAGCAGATCGACCAGATGACCGACGCGCTTCGCGAGGCGGACTTCGGGCGCGCATTCGAACTGGCCGAACACGACTCGCTGTCGCTTGCCGCCACGACGATGACCGGGCCTGCGGGCTGGGTCTACTGGCAGCCCCGGACGATCGAGATCTTCAACACCGTTCGCGAACTCCGCGAGGAGGGCGTCGACGCCTACTTCTCGGTCGACACCGGCGCGAGCGTCTACGTCAACACCACCGAGGCGGACGTCGACCGCGTGATCGAGGCCGTCTCGGACTGCGGTGTCGACACGCGCCACTGGACTGTCGGCGGTCCCGCACAGGTGCTCGACGAGGACGAGGCGCTGTTCTGA
- a CDS encoding NAD(P)/FAD-dependent oxidoreductase, with protein sequence MRVAVFGGGYAGLPLVRALERTLPEEDEIVLVDASSTHTVRHEVHRVIRRPSIAEDIAIPFEDLLDRADHRQQQVDEIDPEARTATFADGDTLEFDAGAICLGVETEFYDLPGVREHATPLRTIEHAEQIHEQFHETVPADGHVVVGGAGLSGIQVAGEIRALADNRGEGVTVTLLEQAATIAPSFPADIREALRDELDAQGIDVRTNATVERADDATIELAEDDGIEYDQFVWTGGIRSTRAVGTGRPQVPSTLRLTDRVFAFGDAARVVDVDGRGAPATAHTAVRQAPVAAENIRRLLEYDRTGDGGFEPRLKRYDYDQLGWLVSVGDGAVAKVGPQILRGKAAVAVKRSVGAGYLTSVGAVSKAVDLVREEFDLGTKSDDPDSEPEALDVSDEREE encoded by the coding sequence ATGCGAGTCGCTGTCTTCGGTGGCGGATACGCCGGCCTCCCGCTCGTTCGCGCGCTCGAACGCACCCTCCCCGAGGAGGACGAGATCGTCCTGGTCGACGCGAGTTCGACCCACACGGTGAGACACGAAGTCCACCGCGTCATCAGACGCCCCTCGATCGCCGAGGACATCGCCATTCCTTTCGAGGACCTCCTCGACCGGGCCGACCACCGCCAGCAGCAGGTCGACGAGATCGATCCCGAGGCCAGGACGGCGACGTTCGCGGATGGCGACACCCTCGAGTTCGACGCCGGTGCGATCTGTCTCGGTGTCGAGACCGAGTTCTACGACCTGCCGGGCGTCCGCGAGCACGCCACCCCCCTCCGAACGATCGAGCACGCCGAGCAGATCCACGAACAGTTTCACGAGACCGTCCCCGCAGACGGCCACGTCGTCGTCGGCGGCGCCGGACTCTCTGGGATCCAGGTCGCCGGCGAGATACGAGCGCTGGCCGACAACCGGGGCGAGGGCGTGACCGTCACGCTGCTCGAACAGGCGGCGACCATCGCACCTTCGTTCCCGGCCGACATCCGCGAGGCGCTCCGGGACGAACTGGACGCGCAGGGGATCGATGTCCGGACGAACGCGACGGTCGAGCGCGCCGACGACGCGACGATCGAACTGGCCGAAGACGACGGGATCGAGTACGACCAGTTCGTCTGGACCGGGGGCATCCGTTCGACTCGGGCTGTCGGGACGGGGCGTCCTCAGGTGCCGAGCACGCTCAGGCTCACAGACCGGGTGTTCGCGTTCGGCGACGCCGCGCGCGTGGTCGACGTCGACGGCCGCGGCGCACCGGCCACAGCCCACACGGCCGTCAGACAAGCACCCGTCGCGGCCGAGAACATCCGACGACTGCTCGAATACGATCGTACCGGAGACGGCGGCTTCGAACCCAGGCTGAAGCGATACGACTACGACCAGCTGGGCTGGCTGGTCAGCGTCGGCGACGGTGCGGTCGCGAAGGTCGGCCCGCAGATCCTCAGGGGGAAAGCCGCGGTCGCTGTCAAGCGGTCGGTCGGCGCGGGCTATCTGACCTCGGTGGGTGCGGTCAGCAAGGCGGTCGACCTCGTGCGAGAGGAGTTCGACCTCGGCACGAAGAGTGACGATCCAGACAGTGAGCCCGAAGCGCTCGACGTGAGCGACGAGCGCGAAGAGTAG
- a CDS encoding chemotaxis protein CheW — protein sequence MSDDERMDRARRIRQMREGRRGGDPEEESTPEDGQSGAEDEAADPVETTATDQSTEVPVSDQSTVDTEQSAGRTEPEPPTGTTNGDGSQTGAVSAEATSSDAGTADGSEIEGPASTDEWFEDGDTETTGSASTKQVSTDGEDVETTQTAAAAASAAAAFEVDEDEQRANAATADTSGDAEEGEAEAEQEEEIRVLEFRLGEEHYCLDIEYVEEIVKEESVTRVPNTPEHVHGVVDLRGQITTILDPKIALDIEQTNDEQLIVVFDANTFEDQGHAGWIVDEVRQVLPITESEVKESPLDRKSIKGVIERDEEFVIWTTPQVALEQAEE from the coding sequence ATGAGCGACGACGAACGCATGGACAGAGCACGACGGATCCGACAGATGCGAGAGGGCCGCCGCGGCGGCGACCCCGAGGAAGAATCGACTCCCGAAGACGGCCAATCGGGTGCCGAAGACGAGGCAGCCGACCCGGTCGAGACCACTGCGACCGATCAGTCGACCGAAGTACCCGTAAGCGACCAGTCGACAGTCGACACCGAGCAATCCGCTGGGAGGACCGAACCGGAGCCGCCCACGGGGACGACCAACGGCGATGGATCACAGACCGGCGCTGTATCGGCCGAAGCTACGTCGTCCGACGCGGGCACAGCCGACGGGTCGGAGATCGAAGGACCGGCGTCGACCGACGAATGGTTCGAAGACGGAGACACCGAGACGACGGGATCGGCCTCGACCAAGCAGGTCTCGACTGACGGCGAAGACGTTGAGACGACACAGACCGCAGCCGCGGCGGCCTCTGCGGCAGCAGCCTTCGAAGTCGACGAAGACGAGCAACGGGCGAACGCGGCGACCGCTGACACGTCGGGTGACGCCGAGGAGGGAGAGGCGGAAGCCGAACAGGAAGAGGAGATCCGCGTGCTGGAGTTCCGGCTGGGCGAGGAGCACTACTGTCTGGACATCGAGTACGTCGAGGAGATCGTCAAAGAGGAGAGCGTGACGCGCGTCCCGAACACGCCTGAGCACGTCCACGGCGTCGTCGACCTGCGCGGGCAGATCACGACGATCCTCGACCCGAAAATCGCTCTCGACATCGAACAGACCAACGACGAACAACTGATCGTCGTCTTCGACGCCAACACGTTCGAGGATCAGGGTCACGCCGGCTGGATCGTCGACGAGGTCCGGCAGGTCCTCCCGATCACCGAATCGGAGGTCAAAGAATCGCCGCTGGATCGCAAGTCGATCAAGGGCGTCATCGAACGCGACGAGGAGTTCGTCATCTGGACGACGCCACAGGTCGCGCTCGAACAGGCCGAGGAGTAG
- a CDS encoding ParA family protein — protein sequence MSTDWTAPRVCVTNAKGGTGKTTIAINVAGALNERGHDVLFVDLDPQGNATEGLGLLDAYDKDPPTFFDVLTDHRKRHLVNDLVVEHEEMDVLPSNIDLLQAEHELTIADLIARVKSDPKSTIDPSELASLAINVRPEGVTGPHALTVLDDVLDAVEHDYDYVIIDSPPFYGKLTDTGIYAAQHVLIPALTEATSERAIELLIDQLAALEGQTGITVETMGVVANRVEKTNEDRVMLEWLNEVFDDFPVWEVRKRVALQRAFSAGNSVFAFGESVDMADVFLDIADSFEQRFETETRRADHEVTL from the coding sequence ATGAGCACCGATTGGACGGCCCCACGGGTCTGCGTGACCAACGCCAAAGGCGGGACGGGCAAGACGACGATCGCGATCAACGTCGCCGGCGCGCTCAACGAGCGCGGCCACGACGTGCTGTTCGTCGACCTCGACCCCCAGGGTAATGCAACGGAGGGTCTGGGTCTACTGGACGCCTACGACAAGGACCCGCCGACGTTCTTCGACGTCCTGACCGACCACCGCAAGCGCCACCTGGTCAACGACCTCGTCGTCGAGCACGAGGAGATGGACGTCCTGCCGAGCAACATCGACCTGCTACAGGCCGAGCACGAACTGACCATCGCGGACCTGATCGCCCGGGTCAAGAGCGATCCGAAGTCGACGATCGATCCCAGCGAACTGGCCTCGCTGGCGATCAACGTCAGGCCCGAGGGCGTCACCGGCCCGCACGCACTGACGGTGCTGGACGACGTCCTCGACGCCGTCGAACACGACTACGACTACGTCATCATCGACTCGCCGCCGTTCTACGGCAAGCTGACGGACACGGGAATCTACGCGGCCCAGCACGTCCTGATCCCGGCGCTGACGGAGGCGACCTCAGAGCGGGCGATCGAGCTGCTGATCGACCAGCTGGCGGCTCTGGAAGGCCAGACGGGGATCACTGTCGAGACGATGGGCGTCGTCGCCAATCGCGTCGAGAAGACAAACGAGGACCGGGTGATGCTGGAGTGGCTCAACGAGGTCTTCGACGACTTCCCGGTCTGGGAGGTCCGCAAGCGCGTGGCCCTCCAGCGGGCGTTCTCGGCCGGCAACTCCGTGTTCGCCTTCGGGGAGTCGGTCGACATGGCCGACGTCTTTCTGGACATCGCCGACAGCTTCGAGCAGCGGTTCGAAACCGAGACGCGACGCGCGGACCACGAGGTGACACTATGA
- a CDS encoding metal-dependent hydrolase: protein MVSTVVHVALAGLIAVALLRDSFGVRSLAVVVGAVILVDFDVFVGWWIVGAHRAAFHTLLLPLILIGVLVYDTRFREQSSIGQRFGTDGVRTAWVAVAAITFAGIGPDLFMNGVNLFYPLHDQFYQLNGHIRISTKEGLIQTFVDLSPTESPDQSPATSPDSGQVAVGSTDDVGDRFQTGFDPSPSETGGESGSVERIFPIVDSGQQLLLVLTSVFVVSSRLLEERR from the coding sequence ATGGTTTCGACGGTCGTTCACGTCGCGCTCGCCGGGTTGATCGCGGTCGCGTTATTGCGCGACTCCTTCGGCGTTCGATCGCTCGCGGTCGTCGTCGGGGCGGTGATTCTCGTCGACTTCGACGTCTTCGTCGGCTGGTGGATCGTCGGCGCACACCGCGCGGCCTTCCACACTCTCCTGTTGCCCCTGATACTGATCGGTGTGCTCGTCTACGACACGCGATTTCGAGAGCAGTCCAGCATCGGCCAGCGGTTCGGTACCGACGGCGTCAGAACCGCCTGGGTCGCCGTCGCCGCGATCACCTTCGCCGGGATCGGGCCGGACCTGTTCATGAACGGCGTCAATCTGTTCTACCCGCTTCACGACCAGTTCTACCAGCTAAACGGTCACATTCGGATCTCGACCAAGGAGGGACTGATCCAGACGTTCGTCGATCTGTCGCCGACCGAATCGCCAGACCAATCACCGGCCACCTCGCCGGACTCCGGGCAAGTAGCGGTCGGTTCGACCGACGATGTCGGCGACCGTTTCCAGACCGGCTTCGATCCCAGTCCCTCCGAGACTGGCGGCGAATCTGGCAGCGTCGAGCGGATCTTTCCGATCGTCGACTCCGGCCAGCAACTCCTGCTGGTGCTGACCAGCGTCTTCGTCGTTAGTTCGCGGCTGCTCGAAGAGCGACGGTGA
- a CDS encoding helix-turn-helix domain-containing protein — MDVDADARRRLAERIAGEITLSEDAGATLRKWRTDFEISQTELADQLDISSSVVSDYESGRRANPGTGVIERLVTGLLDVDERRGGSRIRQHARVLTAGFDREVVHELREYPATIDLDRYYETIGATELVRGTQDTIAGHTIIDSIAAITRLSSEEFYRLYGQSANRALVFGGVTRGESPLVAMRVVNPTPNVVVLQGIDPDDVWEHAGDLARIDGFSLAVVDADLETTLERHHELP; from the coding sequence ATGGACGTCGACGCAGACGCACGCCGGCGACTGGCCGAGCGCATCGCCGGCGAGATCACGCTCAGCGAGGACGCCGGAGCGACCCTCCGAAAGTGGCGAACCGACTTCGAGATCAGCCAGACCGAGCTTGCAGATCAATTAGACATCTCTTCGTCGGTGGTCTCCGACTACGAGAGCGGCCGCCGCGCGAATCCGGGAACGGGCGTCATCGAGCGCCTCGTCACGGGACTGCTGGACGTCGACGAGCGCCGCGGCGGGAGTCGAATCCGCCAGCACGCCCGCGTGCTCACGGCGGGGTTCGACCGCGAGGTCGTCCACGAACTCCGGGAGTACCCGGCGACGATCGACCTCGATCGGTACTACGAGACCATCGGCGCGACCGAACTCGTCCGTGGCACCCAGGACACCATCGCCGGCCACACGATCATCGACTCCATCGCGGCGATCACTCGCCTCTCCAGCGAGGAGTTCTACCGGCTGTACGGCCAGAGCGCCAACCGCGCGCTGGTCTTCGGCGGTGTCACCCGCGGAGAGTCACCGCTTGTCGCGATGCGCGTCGTCAATCCCACGCCGAACGTGGTCGTCCTCCAGGGGATCGACCCCGATGACGTCTGGGAGCACGCTGGCGACCTCGCCCGGATCGACGGCTTCTCGCTGGCGGTGGTCGACGCCGATCTGGAGACGACACTCGAACGGCATCACGAGTTGCCCTGA
- the dph2 gene encoding diphthamide biosynthesis enzyme Dph2, whose protein sequence is MSQERTEGDLRNTGLSLKHDREWDYELDRIVEEVQERDATTVGLQFPEGLKRRGPAVADDLREELPDDVNVMISGQPCYGACDLDTYLMRRTDVFVHFGHSPMKESDKIIYVPLFSNVDVFPIMEQALDEELVPAEDDEDVGLVTTAQHMNKFEEMRSWLEERGYEVHTRKGDDRLTHEGQVLGCNYASADVDADQILYVGGGKFHPLGLAMEHPDKKVVIADPVNNSVTVADTEQFMKQRYASVHKAMDAEEWGVIFCTKIGQGRWEIAQEIVAENDDAYLITMDEVTPDRLTNFGLDAYVNTGCPRITTDDGPQFKKPMLTPQEYKIAIGEEDLEALEFDTFHGTW, encoded by the coding sequence ATGAGCCAAGAGCGGACCGAGGGCGATCTGCGGAACACCGGCCTCTCTCTGAAGCACGACCGCGAGTGGGACTACGAACTGGATCGAATCGTCGAGGAAGTACAGGAGCGCGACGCGACGACCGTCGGCCTGCAGTTTCCCGAAGGGCTGAAACGACGCGGCCCGGCCGTCGCCGACGACCTCCGAGAGGAGCTACCCGACGACGTGAACGTAATGATCTCGGGCCAACCCTGCTACGGTGCCTGTGACCTCGATACGTACCTCATGCGCCGGACGGACGTGTTCGTCCACTTCGGCCACTCCCCGATGAAAGAGAGTGACAAGATCATCTACGTCCCGCTGTTCTCGAATGTGGACGTCTTCCCGATCATGGAGCAGGCTCTCGACGAGGAACTCGTGCCGGCCGAGGACGACGAAGACGTGGGCCTCGTGACGACCGCCCAGCACATGAACAAGTTCGAGGAGATGCGGTCGTGGCTGGAGGAGCGAGGCTACGAGGTCCACACCCGCAAGGGCGACGACCGCTTGACCCACGAGGGCCAGGTCCTGGGCTGTAACTACGCCAGCGCGGACGTCGATGCCGACCAGATCCTCTACGTCGGCGGCGGGAAGTTCCATCCGCTCGGCCTGGCGATGGAACATCCCGACAAGAAGGTCGTCATCGCCGACCCCGTCAACAATTCGGTGACCGTCGCCGACACCGAGCAGTTCATGAAACAGCGCTATGCCTCCGTTCACAAGGCGATGGACGCCGAGGAGTGGGGCGTCATCTTCTGTACGAAGATCGGCCAGGGTCGCTGGGAGATCGCCCAGGAGATCGTCGCGGAAAACGACGACGCCTACCTCATCACGATGGACGAGGTGACCCCGGATCGACTCACGAACTTCGGTCTCGATGCGTACGTCAACACGGGCTGTCCGCGGATCACGACCGACGACGGCCCGCAGTTCAAAAAGCCGATGCTCACGCCCCAGGAGTACAAGATCGCCATCGGCGAGGAGGATCTCGAAGCGCTGGAATTCGACACCTTCCACGGTACGTGGTAG